The genomic window GGACATCTGCGTTAAGTTTCAATCGAGTTGTGGTGGGCAAGAATCATTTTTAAAGTATTGATTTGACTTGTTTAATTAGATTGTAAGTTGAGCTGAGCCGACACTCCATGCAGGTCCTCGATACAGCACGGCAAGTTGCTGACTTACCATTTTTGACTATTCCTGTGCCATATGACCAAATGAAGAGCCAGTGTGAAGCACTTGTGATGGGAAAACAACAGAAGATGTCGGTGCTTCTAAGCTTCAAGCATCAGCAGGAAGGCTCAGAAATGGAATCATCAAAAGAGAATGAGTATGGTTCTGTACTTCCACCAGAGGCAAGTAAAAAGTTAACATTTCCCAGAGCTCACTTCGCATACTTTGTATCAAATTCTGTCAAAAACATCTTAGAGCACATTGCTTCTAACTCAACTccttgatcactttcaacagagaGTGCATTACCCTGTGGAGAACATTCAGTGCTATGATTCAACCACCAGTGAGTTTGAAAACTCGGTTCGGTTGCCACCTTCAAGCCCATATGACAAATTCTTGATAGCTGCTGGATGCTAAAGAGGTCCTTGACATGGTACATGCGTGGAATTAACGTTAGTCATGCAGTCTTGAATGCCTCAAATGATAGTCCTTGTCTTTTGTCGTCCATTCTTTTTCATGTACATGATGAATGGGGGGAAAGTTTGATGCTGCCCCTTCTGATAGTGTCCCTTGCAAACATTCTTCTGTGTTGCTCTCTAAGCATTTTTTGGATGTTAATAAAACCATGTTAATAAGGAAGTCAAATGTGAAATGTGTCGATTTAAAAGGTACAAGTGGAAAATGTACAAACAAAGAATGTTTATACCATTTTAAGGTGAAAAGGTGCTGATACATGTACAAAACTCACGTACAGATTTATGGATGCTGCTAAGTCAGGACAGAGGCTTGCTCAAGCTCAGTTTTTTAAACCTCCTAAGCCTTGCTACTTGGCTGGAAATTAAGTGAACATTGGCCATGATGGGTTCATGGGACAGTTGTAGAATTGCAGACTATGGGTAGTAAAATCCATGAACAACTCATACATGACAATTTGAGAAGTTAGAAAGAGCACCATTTAAAGTTCATTTGTTTTAACGTGTGCACTTCCAAGCATGGTTCCATGGAAGCTCGTATTATGCCCTTTTAGCCGCTATGGAGGTTAGTTTATATGGATTTGGAAATTTGTTCTAATTGTGCTGTTGCTTGACCTATCAGGCCTTACCTTTAATTGGTTAGAGCCACCAATTCTCTCGTAACCCACTGGACTCCCAAGATTGCCATCATTTCGACCCAATTTACCACATCAAAATCCCCTGCTTTAATGTGTTAAATTTGCATATGATTCAGGGATGGTAATGAGTTGGGTTAGGTAAATGATCAAATAAGTCATACTCAATCGTAGATCCATTTGCAATCAAGTTGAAATGACAAATTTATATCCAGCCCACGAAATGAATCCACACGCGCATGCGGCGTGCATGCATGGGCACAAACATGCGCATGCACACACATGCACCTATGCACAtccacacatgcatgcatgcacacataCCTAAGCACATGCATACACACACATGTGCACGCACGTAGGATCTATCGGATTCATAATtcattagatattttttataaatgtcaACTTCGTATTGTGAGTTAACTTTTTGCTCTCTCATCGTGGTATCTTTCCGTTTACAAAACCACAATTGTGACCCATGTTTATAGGAAATCGAGGATTATGAGCGTGTGGTGGTCTCATGTTCTTTTGCTACTACATCCCGGCAGCATTTTGCTGGTGTATGTCGACGGCAATCGTATCCTTCTTTCCACGAGCTACGAGTGTTGTTTTCACGCTTTTCTCTGGAAGCTCTCTGGTTGCTGCATAAGTGCTGTTGAAGGCTACTGTCCATAATACGGAATCATCTCCTCCATTcaatcgtgaggtattgtccactttgaAGCAGGGTTCGGGCCTCTGACCCGGTATCATccgcccctcacggttttgctCCGCAAAAGATGCCTCACGTGAGAGAGGGAAAACTCATACTAATAAGCAGTAGACTCTCTTGAATGTATCCGATATGGGACTTCGGGCTTGATGCCTCCGATGCCCACCCGCAACAGCCCCCCAGCAAGGGAGCGTACGGCTGCAGGTAGAGGATGGGTTCCCACAGATGGCGCCATCTGTTGAGGACTACTGTCCATAGTACAGAATCATCTCCTCCATccaatcgtgaggtattgtccgttttgGAGCGGGGCCCGGACCTCTGACCCGGTATCACCCGTCTCTCACGGTTTTGCCCCGTAAAAAATGCCTCACGTAGGAGAGGGAGAACTCATACTAATAAGCAGTAGGCTCTCTTGAATATATCCGGTATGAAATTTTTGAGCTTGATGCCTCCGATGTCTATCCTGCAACAAGTGCTTTCTTCTGTCATGATTTATACTTCCACCGTCTGGTTCCTCTTTTATAAAGCCCTCTTCAGGTTATTCTATAGTTTGTTGTTGTACATCTTAATCTGTATCATATTTCACTGCTCACTTTTCTTGGTCCTGATACAGTTTCTTTCATTCTCTCTATGTATCTTGGTTTGGCTTCCAGGATCAAGTTTTGTCTTCACCCAGATATTGGACCCGATAAATGCGTTGTTTTGGATCGaggctatgaaaaatattttagatccaaTAGATCATTGAGATTCCGGTAATATGGGCTAGATTCAACCCAAAATATTTAGGTCCGATTAGATCCAAGTCAATATTTGTTCATTAAtaatatttcatgaaaaaaattttatttttattttgaaattaaaataaattttgattattataaaattatttgctgATATGGTTAAAACTTGATGAGCTAATATTTATCTAGAATCCAACAAATTGACTTCAGCAGTTAGCTTTTTCTAATGTATTGAGATTAATTTGAGCATTTTTTTCTCTTAacagcaggaaaaaaaaaaaatcccttggAATACTTTCGCGTCAATTCGGGTCGGGTAGCTAATAGGATGATCCAAAATAGTGTATGGACTGGGTTGAGCTGAGCTGGATCGGGTCAAAATTTATGAAATACGAACCCAACCTCCACGTGTCGGTAACATGTGGAAGATCAAGAGGGAAGCAACCAAAATACTAATGAAGGAAATAAAGAAAGGAAACAAACAAAAAAATCCCTCCTTTTTGCTTCCTAGTACCCTTATCTTCCCTCCGAATCCAAATGCCCCTCTCACTCTCCGTCTTTAGGGTCCCTCTTCTTTCGCTCTCTTCTCCCGCGAAAAACCTGAGGATGCCTCGGACTAGGATCTCCTCTCGATCTCTTCCATCAGAGGTCCAAAACCCTAACTCAGAGCTGAATCCAGGTACCGGGCTTCTTCCCACCTTTCGATCCCCTTGAGAATcttgttattttttttctctcttttctttctttcgttTTGGGTAAGAATCGTGTTTAAAATCCAAATTCCAGTATTCTAGGGCAAATAGATTAATATCTCTTTCATTTTGGGTATGAATGGTGTTAAAGCACAGACTTTAGCTTTTTTTTCTTCAGAGAAACTCAAATTTTTAGTATGTAGAGTCATAAATAAGTATTCTTTTGGATCCATTTTATGTTCTTTTGAATTCAGTTCTCGAAATTTTTGGAAAAATATATTTTCCCGGCTATTGTGTATGGAGTTGTGATTGCGTTTTAGAaagaaggaatttttttttttttttccgtcacTGCTTTTATCGAGGTTCTGAAACTTCTGATGTCGCTGCTGGATTGGAGATGCAAGGCTTTCGCCCATTTTGATACGCCTCAGAATCTTGTTTTTGCCTGTTCTTTTTGCTTTCATTTTGGGTAAGGTTCGCTTCTAGAATTCAAATTCTGGTGTTCTAAATCTGATAAATTAATTTCCCTTACATTTTGGGAAAGAATAGTGTTAATCTCAAACTTTAGAGGTAATAAAtgtatcttctttctttctgttgaATTTGTGGAAAAAAATTgtcttttttcttgtttttgtGTATCATGTAATGATTGTGTTtgtgaaagaaataattttttttagtgctATTTTTCGAGCTTCTGAAGGTTCTGATGGCATTGCTGGTTCGGGGATTCATGGTTATGTGAGGAAAaagagggtcaaaaggatgatcgAAATCAGTGGGGAGAATCCAGAAGGAGAAGCTCGTGATCAGAAAGTGAGCATTTCATGTTTTCTTCTTTTCCAAAATAAAGGGACTTTCTGGTTTTCAGATTGTTATGTTCTTTTTCTTGCTTTAGAACTTGTAAAGATTGGTTTTGCTTTAgcattttgtaatttttttttattgcggTTAGGATGTTAGTTTTATCTATATATCTGTTTGTTGAAACTAATACTTTCCTTGCCCCATTTTTCTCTTTATTGTTTCTGCTTGGGTATATGCACAAAGTTTGATTCTTTCCTATTGTGGGTTAGTGTTCTGAGATAATTAGTTGTGATGATTGGATTATTTTGCAGATTGATCACTTGCCTGACATTGAAGAGTTTGTATATAATAAGGGCAAGGCAACTAAAACTTCAAGTAAGACCATCTTATCAATATAAATTGGAGTACATTTTCTACCTACGAACATTTTTAGCACATAGGATTTTGAACACTTTATATCTTTCAGTTAGGTTAAGTTAGTCAAGTTTGGAATATCTGATTATAGTTACTCAATAGACGATACAGGAAATGTAATTGTTTGGAATTCTTTGTCTCTCtaaaagaagttgtttggaggcAGTATACTGCTGTGCACATTTTGAATGTCTATTTTAATTTTAAGGAAATTGGTGATCAACATggaagggattttttttttttttagatgtaaCCTGGAAGGGAATAATATTTTAGTAAAGAAAACTTGAGGTCCAGCATATCATAGGTTGGGTTCTTTTGTTATTCTTTAATGATAACGTACAGTATTATTATGGTCATAAGAACCGGGACAATTCATTCAATCTTCTTGTCAAGTGATATCTGATGTCCTTTACGCAATGTGATACAAAAGTCCTGTATACAGTGTGATGGATAAGCAGTATGTGAAAAAGATATATCAACAGTTATGTAGGAAAAATTTAAGATTTGGCTTCAGAGTTCTGTCTCAACCTGCCAAATTGCAATCAATCAAATTGCTTATGCCTTGATCATTATGActttcctctgattttttttttttttgacaatagTAAGCCAGAGGTTGAAATTTTTCTTCAATGCACTTTTATTGTGATCCATGAAACTGGTAGCAATAGACTGGCTTACTATCAAATAGCCTGTACTTGGTCCATTGTGGCACATTATACATGCTAAAACATGCTTAGTTTAGTCCTAAAACAATGTCTGCAAGGGGTATTCCTTTTTCATGAAAAGTATTATCATTTACCAGTTGCTAGTGCACATAAATCCTTGCTgttatgatgtctgatattgCATGTTACATGCTTGCATGTATTTTTTATGCTAATGCAAGTATGAAATTCTTCTTTGCTTCActtttattttcatcttaaaaGGATTTTCTTGTTTCCATTAAAAATGATCCTGCAGGTAAGGTGAAGCTTGCCTCTGCTCTTCCAGTTGGTATGGACAAGAGGACAGACCTTTCCATAGTACCAAAAGGTACTTGAAAAAAGCATAAACAGTAAGAAATGGTAAAACATGGAGTTATTTCAGAGGAATGAATCATGTTACAGTACTAAAAAAAAGGGAGAGCTGTTCATCTTTTGctcttctttcttcattttttatgtagTCTTTAGCTCTGACTTTAAGCAGATAACCATATCACTCACCACTATTTTTTACCTGAAAGACAGTTTTAGCTGAAATTAGTTTTAATGCAGTGGACCCACCAACAAATTGGGAAGAAGTCCTTGAAGGGATTAAGAAAATGAGGTGCTCTGAGCAGGCCCCAGTAGACTCTAAGGGATGTGAAAAGGCGGGTATTCTTCTACCACCAAAGGTATTCTTGGTCTCTCAATTAGCTGGATGTTTGGATTGGAAACACACTAATTGTTAGAAGTACGTAAATGACCATATCCATTTGCAAAAACTAGCAATTTACACTTAATAAAATTCaacctttcttctattttttatttgttgatCTTGCCTAATTTTTTGTGttcctaatttattttctatattttcctattctcttcctctcccttattACTTTTTAACTTTCATATAGGCATCTGTTTTGACACTCTTTAAACTAAAAAAGGGGAATCATCTGACTCTTATcaaaatagaatcaattaaaagatgcaagttatgcATTATATAACCGTAtgcattgatgaaaattttcccATAACATTTTGGTCTCTCAAAGTTCCATGGATTCCTTGGCATGGATTTCTTTACAATAAAGGAAATAATGGCTGTATTGCACTTGAACAGCGAATACATGTCTCAGCTTTATTAAATAGTTATAAAGAATGAGATAGTGAACTCAATTTGTGAGCCCAAATATTCAGATTTCATACTATATTTACAGCTTGGCATCTTATTGAGGATATTATTAAGTGAGGAACTGTTTTCTGGGTgttaaatatagtaatatttttattgtgtgatGAAACTTTGATGTGTCTTAACCTAAGTCATGAAATGTCTTATGTCAACCTTTACAATCCCTGCCCATCAACATTTTTTACGATATTGCCCTGCTCTTGATCTATCAATAAGACATCCATCCTTCATCTTGGGAATTGATGATACAAGGAGAACCACGCGATGTTGCCCTACTCATAATCTATCAACAAGAAATCCATCCTTCATCTTGTGAATCGATGATACAAGGAGAACTGCTATTGTATTTAAATAGTTTTAACCAGACAAAATGATTAATTTGAAAACCGCATAAGTTTTAGGTGCCATAAACCTGCTTTGATGCACAATTTACCTTTAAAGACATCAAATGGAATGCTAAAGCAGAGGCCAAATGTTTGCGAAACCTATGACTTTATGGAGAGTTTCACTTCATGACATCCTATATTCTCCTTAACTTTGAAGATGCTGAGATATAATTATCTGATTACCAACTATGAAATAAATAAACTTTGAAAGATAACACAATAATATATTCGATCACATCATTGTCCTGTCTTGAAGTCATGTATTTCCACTAATTCTGATTTACATAATGCTTTTAAGTTTTTGCTGTCTAAGCCATGTTATTTCCTTGTCAGGAAAGAAGATTTGCAGTTTTGGTTTCTTCCCTTCTATCGAGCCAGACTAAGGATGAAGTTACACATGGCAAGTTTTTGAAACTGTTCAATTTCTTTTCTTTGCTCCTTTCCTTTAGACCCAACCATAATATGTCGATTCCTTGTATTTATATAGTTTTTCCACAAAGATATGATTCTTGCTAACTTTGTAAACTTTGTTAGGAGACCAGGTGCCGTGCAGCGTCTCTCTGAGAAAGGCTTACTTGATGCTGATGCCATTGTTAAAACTGATGAAGCAAGCATTGCTAGTTTGATCTATCCAGTATGTCCTGTGTGTATCATTTAAGTGCTCTTGCATGCGGTAGCTTCATGATCGAGGCTAAACAACACAATTATCCTTTCTCATTACTGTCATCCGCATGGCTGAAGCTGTCAGTTCTTATTAAAAGAATTATAACTTGTTGAGCCACTGATGCACAAATTATTATATTGTGTACTATATTATAACATGAAAGATCAGGGCTTTGACTCCATGCCCAAGAATCAACTTCATGTCTAAATTGCCCTTTTATATATAATCAATTCATTCTTTTGTACTCCCTATAGCTTATGCGTATTATAGATCCAATATAAATTACTCAATAGCTTTAGGATATCACATTTCTTTATAATGCTTACTTTCAGTTTTCCAGTTTGTAAAAAGCATATTTAGAAGCACATAAAAGATTGGAGATACAACCATGTTGTTCCATCACAGTTCTGTTTTGTCGTCCCTAATCATGTTACTCTAATGGCAAGTTCTGTTTTGTAGTTCCCTAATTGACTAGGAACGCATCGGGTTTCATTTTTCATTTCTTGTGTTGTCATGGAATCTTTCTGACCAATGGTCAAATGTTCAGGACAACAATATGTGTGAAGTAATTGAAAGAGAATGTGTTAAATGAAGGGGCAGGGGAGCGGGAAGAAAAGAGAACAAGTTGAGTATGAGAGCcatgaaattttaaaaaacacCAAGAAATTCACTCATTTTGATAAGTGGATTTGGCTGTGTAGACCTCCTGATGATGTTCACTGGCTTGATGCTAGTGACGATTCTTCAGGCACTGTTTTAAACTGCAGAATATTGGCCACACAATCATAATTTATGAGCTTCAGGCTTACTTCCACTTATTAATGATATGTTAAGCATGATCATTATTTCCTCTGCTTTAGGTTGGATTTTACCTGAGAAAGTCTCATTACATGAAGAAAGTTGCAGAAATTTGTCTCGAAAAGTATGGTGGAGACATCCCAAGCTCATTAGATGAACTGCTAGCACTTCCAGGCATAGGTCCGAAAATGGCACATCTGGTACAGCTCACTTCTCATCTTCAAATATGACAGTCGATGTTCTTCTCTGATTTCAATTTCATTTCAATAAATAGGTTATGAATGTCGGATGGAATAATGTTCAAGGGATTTGTGTTGATACTCATGTGCATCGTATTTGTAATCGCCTTGGATGGGTGTCACGACCAGGAACAAAAAAGGTGTTCTGCTGCACATAAAATATTCTTCATCTGGTGCTTGCCTTCTGGTTTGGCTGATTTCAACATCTTATCTTGGATCTCTTTTATCTGACAAGACATGACAcaacctttctttctttctttcttttttttttttttcatttactaGAAAACTTTGACTCCAGAAGAGACAAGAGTGTCTTTGCAAACATGGCTTCCGAAGGATGAATGGGTTCCAATCAATCCGCTACTGGTATGCTAAACTTCAGTATACTGATTTTGTTCATTATTtctatgttttctttttctgcagTGTTATAACCTAATGTGAACTTGAAAGGAAATTTTATGTATAGAAAATACAGTTGCCTTTTTTGGTTTTACTTGGTTCTTGACTTGTTCCTTTTAAGGAAAAGTGGAAGCATGCCACCTTTAATTCCATAAAGTGAACTCCTATCAATCTGGAGACCAGTTGTAAATTGATGTAGGTATTATAGCAACAGGAGCGAGCATAAGCAAACTTAGCTTCAACCCCATGTAAGAATACAATTATGAAAACAGAGACTGGCTTCTTTAAGGACATTCTTGGTACACAGTACTTATAAGAACAGCAAAAGAAAGTCTAAGAATATAAAAGAAGGTTGTTAGGGATGCTCCAATAAAATCATTTCACTGCAAGCCTGTGGTCGTGGGTCCTGCTATTCTTTTCTAAAAATTTTCCCCACTGGGAGTAAGATTGGTCTTTGTCGTCATCACAGATATAAGAAGGTTTGGTACATGAACGCTGACCTAACATTTTTGAAAATGGTGTGCTGCACTGTGTTGTTCTTTTGTGTGCACCTAACATCTACATTCTCTTTCAGCTTCCAATGTTCTGACCTTCCCATAAATTTTGAGCAGAACCCACCTGTGATCACCCATTAGGGTCTAGGAAGCATCATGGCCTGGAATTTGTAGCATTTCCAAAATATTACTAGGAATATGTAGCACTGCATTAGTTCTCGACCATTTTAAGATGGTCTGTTGATATCTGGAAAGCAAAGGTTCCTAACTAAAGTGGCTGAGGCCGGTGAATGCATTTTATGATGACTTTTGCAGTACAATTTT from Elaeis guineensis isolate ETL-2024a chromosome 9, EG11, whole genome shotgun sequence includes these protein-coding regions:
- the LOC105051450 gene encoding endonuclease III homolog 1, chloroplastic → MPLSLSVFRVPLLSLSSPAKNLRMPRTRISSRSLPSEVQNPNSELNPGSDGIAGSGIHGYVRKKRVKRMIEISGENPEGEARDQKIDHLPDIEEFVYNKGKATKTSSKVKLASALPVGMDKRTDLSIVPKVDPPTNWEEVLEGIKKMRCSEQAPVDSKGCEKAGILLPPKERRFAVLVSSLLSSQTKDEVTHGAVQRLSEKGLLDADAIVKTDEASIASLIYPVGFYLRKSHYMKKVAEICLEKYGGDIPSSLDELLALPGIGPKMAHLVMNVGWNNVQGICVDTHVHRICNRLGWVSRPGTKKKTLTPEETRVSLQTWLPKDEWVPINPLLVGFGQTICTPLRPQCGICGINKLCPSAFMETRSPSSKAKKSSPIKRS